Genomic window (Amaranthus tricolor cultivar Red isolate AtriRed21 chromosome 7, ASM2621246v1, whole genome shotgun sequence):
GAATTTAATGGAAACCAATGTTATAGTAGATTGATTACTGGCATTGTTTGTGAGTAAACATGTTGTTGTATGATTAGATTGCATATTCATATGAGTTTTAGCTTGTAAGGATCAAAGTAGGGTACTTAGTAGAGCAAGTAGCTCATAAACGAAGTCAAGTAGACTTACTAGTCTTACTTTAAACATGTATAGGTTCCCGGTTCATAAGAAGGGCGTACGATTCTCCTTCGAAGTGATTGTTGCGACTTATTATCTTGCAGTTGCAGGTACATACACGCAATAGCTAACTCTTGCATGCATCTTGAATATGTTTTCTTGCGTAAAAAGTATTATATGAGAATGTTGACTATGATTTGCTATCAAACATTAGTAAGTTGTTGTTTCAAGTGTGGATTTGTATCTTCAAAAGGTAAAGAATAGGTTTTGATGATGCGTGAGTAGAATATTAGATTATATGAGATGAAATGGAAATGATTTCCTTATTGGAAAGTTGTGTATTGTGTTTTATGAATGGGAAGGAACCCTTATCGATGAGATATCAAGTTGGTTGTTTATcgtgactccactggattggtaACCCAGCTGGTTTAATTAccggaggcatggatcatctGTATATGGTCGTTGTACGGGGGTATGATCTCGCTTTGCCATTGAGTGCTGGCATGGTCGTCACCGTCCTTGgttgaggtgttgccatgtgggtcttgcaaaccccaatatggtggcctcttgtcacataagagaatatatgaaatcaaagaagagaaggaaaatggtgaaggcattgagaAGTACATCGAAATGAGAAATAGTTGGAGTTAATACTTACATAGTGGAATGCCTCCTTTATCTTGTTATGTGGATATTGATTGTTGGTCATACATATAATATGttgttagttactgacgtgtactgtttgttttcattgttgatGGCTCGTCTTTCATGGCCCTGTTATGACACGTTGGTTTACAATCTTACGTTGAGCAACAGAGACCTCATAGATAGACATTACAGGTGATGGAGCTTCCATGCATTACATTCGGGGGGGAATGAGTGAGAGTCTTGAAGTGTGTAATAATCTTATTGTTCTGACTTTACCTGTAGTATATTTTCATTCAggttgtttatgttttgagtttgAGGCACATGTCCTCCTTTTTTATAACTTATCTCTGCTGCGGTGTTTTTGTGGTTTGTATGATTTGAATAGTTAtcgttattttttttcttcaaactCAAGCGTTTActttggaaccacgatccatgcttagcatgtcgacagaGGATTAGGCGATGAACATTCCGCCGTGATATTTTTGTTACAAAGTCGATGTTGCCTcttcttgattatgttttagtgctcgtttattttcttttggtgCGTCCAATTTCAAGGCAGATGTGCCGAAATTTCTGCACGATTTTGCTTGGAAGTTTTTCTATAATCcctttaattaaatcaatcaaactttaccttttttttcttttccttttttttattttttatttttattttatattaaatgtaacacccgaatttcctctgTTCCCTTGCAGTTTTGATTTCGTTTAGAGGGTCGAAAATTCAGAGGTGTTACAGTATTGCTGGTATGAGCTATTGTGATGGGATGCTTTTGCTTTCAGTGGCTGCTGTCGAGGTGAGCTATCGCTATTGTGAGGATGGTACCTATGTGAATTGTTGGTCAACAATGCTACCATGTTTCTTGACGCTAACAATTACAACTCAACACTTACAATGACTTAgtacttaattaatttacattatttataataaaaacccaaatcaaacaaaatacataatttttccttatattgtactataaattattaaattttaaataacctaTAAGAATATGAGCATTATGACATTATCACATTTTAAGGTTCTTCATTTTTACCTTCCAAACATTGATTCATATGCTCACGGAAGAAGATTTGTCTTGAACTCATGCTAATTATGAAAACACTTGACTAATTTACATTAAATAGTCATGAAAAGGACTAAATTACACAATTTTTGAAGCTGGTTCTTGCTAATATGTAGCAATTGACTTTTAGGTTTGCCATGAATTCTTATGTTTGGCTGTTGAAAAAGGGATTTGAGAATGAGAGATAATGAAGTAGGGTATTGTTtttactaaaatatttttttttaaattatctagaataatccaaccttattatgattttcttataataattccacctatttaGAGGGTATTTTCTTAGAATAAATCCGATAACCAgatgacttgttatagcaagatttatttttttaaaaaaaatttaaattaaaataaaaatgtcgaaaaaatgttaaaaaaatttctgatttctttattattcaaaatttttctctaattttacattgattttcaaatacttttttggtgaattacttaCTATAATAGGTTATTAGATTatccaagtttactctaagcaaatacccctaaagttgggattattcatggttaatcaatagacgggattattgtagaaaaatcatgaaaatgtttgattattccaggtaatttttcctattttctgggtaaaaaagatttttttttagtttacctTGTATAATCCGAGTCAATGGTTATCCAACTCATTTTATTTCGTGGCCCATAACCCGACACAATTAAGACACGTCAAATAACTTCTTACTTTTTATAAACTCACCTGTTATTAATGATTTGGGTCTGCAAATTAGCAAATTGAGTTAAGCGGATCAGGTTTTTATGAACACCCAACATGAGTCATTTGAAAAGCGTCTTTCAAATAGATGTCTCACAAGAGCGCCATCTCTAACATGAGCGCGATGATTGTAACGTTATTAACTACTATTgtaagagactgtctctcaaTGAGCCGACTTCGAAATAAGAAGCacattttaattctctttaatttttattaattacgctagtagcatatatatatatatatatatatatatatatatatatatatatatatatatttatatttatatatatatatatatatatatatatatatatatatatatatatatatatatatatatatatatatatatatataatgcatgttttacaataatttgtgtAACTTATAAGTTTATATCCCTCTCCTCCCTTCCTAAAACCCTGCATAACTCCCGCCGAAGAGCTCCTCAATCAACAATGGCGTCCAGGTACCTGACACTCTCACTTCCTATTCCTATTATTCTTATTAGTCATTTCATTACTCTTCCTCTAACTATTTCTCTCTCGTCTCATCTTAACAGGCGTATTCGTGCTTTCAAGCGATGGATGTCCTCAAATGAGATTGAGTTCAGCGACGCTCTAGAATTTGTCGAAACAGAAAACTCTGGAATTTGCGTCAAATCAAAGTGCGATCTCAATGAAGGAGATTTAATTGCTACAATCCCTAAAAATTCTTGCTTGACGATTCGAACTTCTGGCGCTTCCGATTTGATTGCAGGTTATGATTTGGATGGATGCTTAGGACTCTGTGTTGCGGTTATGTATGAGAGAACTTTGGGTTTGATGTCTCCTTGGGCTGGCTATCTTCAAATTTTGCCGGAATTTGAACCTTTGCCTTTTGTTTGGAGTTTGGATGATATTGATCGTTTTCTTTGTGGTACCGAGCTTCATCAGGTGCGAATTCCGCGATGTATTTCTCTCggttttttttagttttgaagTGATTTCTTGTTGcttgagaaatttttattgtGCTGTTTTTGAAGTACTTGTTTGAAAATGCTTGGTGTTTTTATTGTTTGGAAAACCAGTGTTTGCTTGTTTTGTTTATACCAACGAGATGATTATCATGAGCTTATTTTGTTATACATGGTAAATGGACAAatatatcaatattaattaattcattataagCTAATCCTTCCTTGATCGGGATTCAAGCTTTTTATGCTAATATGTCCGCGTACATTCTCTATACTCTTCCTCGTATTGTGAATGGGAAATACATAGATTTTATAACTATTGCCAATTTTGTAGAAAAAACAATAGTACTACTAAACAAATCATTTGGAGAAAAAGGGTTATGTTGATTGTTAAGGCCATGGTTACCAGAATCTTGATTTTGATCAACGACTAACTCTACGATTCAAAAAGAGCAATTCAGATCTCAAGTAGAATCCTATCAAGATGAAGAATATGAGTGGTAGATTCATAACACGATCTGGTTCTGATTTCGATCCTACCATTTTATTGATCCTACGTAGGATCGCGATTCTTACAATCTTGTTTAAGGCCTTGATTCTTGATTCCTATTATCCCAAATTTTTATGTCGTTCTTCACTCCTATTATCCCTGTCATCTTTTGGTGTTCCTCTTTTAAACTTCTCAAAAATGTTCAAACATTTCATCTTTCTAATTGGTGTTGTTTCTTGTATTTTTTGAACATGTAACTGTTATTAACGATTATCTCTCTTTTTCTTAAAGTTCTTAACAAAAGTATTTTTTCCAAGGATTCAAAGCTTAAGCTATTGAAAactatattgaattttttttgtcttaggGATTTCAATTAAATGGTCATctgtttttcaattttcatttgaaatattgaaattcTAGCATTAAGGCGGTGTTGGtattatatttatgtatttgATCATGGGGAAGatattaatagaaaattttgGTATAAAAGTTAAAAGATTGGTAAACCAAAAAATTTAGAATATTAGCTCAATTAATTGTGTTGATGATTTATTGTCATTTATCTTATCTGCCTTTCTCTTGATTTGCAATGCTCCTACTGTGTGTTTATGTGATGAATCAATATCTACTTAAAGGGGGCATAATAGTCTTTTAGTGAAGCTTCAAAAACAGGAACATTATGCAATCAATCTAGCAAATGACAACAAGTTTGTAGACTTATTATATGTAATAATTGGTTAGGATATGAAATGAATACTATATGAATTCTCCCTCTTTTATTTCTCTTTCCTTTGTCTCTCTCTTTATTCTCTTTTTTCTCTACACTCTTTCCTTAATTcttactcatttatttttgtaatttcttctcTACGTGTGCTCCTTTACTCTCTCTTAGACTTAACCTTTATCTTTCTCACATTAGCAATTACGACTCATTACAACTTGGTATCAGAACCCTACTTTCCGGTTCATAACTTGGTGAAATATAAACTAATCAACTCATTCAAGTCACAATCTATACatgaaatatatgaaaaatGTAAAGAAGGCTTATGTGAATGGTGCGAGGAAAATCTTGGTGAAAATGGTTCTTCCAAGCTTGAATGTAAGGAAATAGGGCATGAgtattttcttttcatcttTAGTGAAGGGAGAGACAATGTTGCTTGCCATGGTGATCCCATAATCCAACCCTTAACTCCATAACCATTACCCTTTTAACAAGGGCTTCTCCAGAGTTCAAACTCCCTGGGGCATTTAGAAAAAAATCTAAGAAAATTTTGCGGAGCAGAGTTTTGTttgtaaaatgaataaataatttttttattctgcCAAAATAACATGTACATGCACAATAAACTCAAGCAAAGaccaaattaatataaaaatggtATATGGGCTATGGGAGCCACAAAATACTAAATTAACAACCCCTCCCCACACCCAAAAGAAAAAGTAGAGACCCAACTTGTTAAGCTTTCCATTACACTATCGGGCTCCCAAGTGTAAAAGACAAAACGTTAAAAGTTAAAACACTATTAAAGTATCCTGCATATTAAGGCTTAAACCATAGGCTAGAGAAAGAACTGACACAATTAATgcaactttttattaaaaaaaatacccatATATTGTTCAAGGATCAAAGCCTGAAATCAAAGATAAGTGATGTTTAGGtttaactttttaaacaaaaacaCATTACAATTGTTTGATTCACACATTGCCAAGAAGCCAATGTTTGAGTCACAAAATTTTGGAAATATATAATGCCAATTTCAAACCATACCAAGCAAAATGCATACTAATCCTCAAGTAATTGAAGAACAAATTATAGGTTCTTTTTTTAGGGGTTGAGAAGAAGGAATGTAGCTCCTTATTGATGTGGGTAATTATCAATTTGAGAAGAAGGAGCCAAATGCAAAACTAGAagaatcattgatcgttgataaGGATAATAAGAACAAACTCAAAATCAAAACTAAGAAACtcaacaatcaaaataaaatgaaaaccctaaaaaatgagaacttcaaattataatttatacttGTGGTGAAAGACGTGGTGATCGGTGACGAGGGCGGTGGTGGTTTGGTCGGCTGTTGGCAAGGCGCCAATCGATAATGCAGCAACTTCAAGTCATCTAGTCTTCAAGAATCAAGTGGTCAATGCCCAACACTCTTACAAGTCTCCAAGATTGGATCTCCCCTTCTCCGGCAAGACAGTCGTACCCTTACTCTTTCATGCACCAAGACAACTCACCTCAAAAACCTAGACCTAACTACCCTAACATCCTCTCAAACCAGGCCTACTGAATGTATACAAGCTGATAAATTCAGCAAAACTCAAATTGTTCAAAAGCAATCAAACATTTGTACTACTCACAACTCAACCATATCATCCCAAAAATGTTGACCAAGAAGCTGCCCCTCCATAGAGGTACTCCTCTCAAAACCCAGACATACCAAAAACTCAACCCAAACAATTCTTAATCTCACTCGATTGATTATTCACCCCTTACCccacaaaattttcaaaacaaacaatcCAAAACTGATAGAACCGAAATTCTAGTCTCAGTCTTCAAGTCATTAACAGTGCTATCACATCTCAAAAGTCTAGTCCCGGTCTGTAACTCATGAACAGAAAAACCAAAAGGGTCACAAGTAGAAGAGACATGATTATCAGTGGTAAATTTGTGAACGTGAATTGGAATAAAGTGACCACTACCAACAACAAGATGGGGAGCAAGGAGAACATTATTTAGATAAAAGGGAGAGTAGGGAGGAGACAGATAAGCAGAGCCATGAACGTGAATTGGAATTAAGTGGCCACTACCAACAACAATACTAATATCATTATTGCTTGAATTGAAATAAGAAGAGAGAATTCCTGCATCTACCGTCATATGAGATTTAGCATCAGTGTCCATGTTAAAATTACTGTAGTTTGGAAAAAGAAAGAACATGCATGGCAGCTTCAATGTCGGTGGATTTATAACTTAGAGCAGGAGAAATCATGGTGTTGTAGGCTTAAGGGCGAGGCCCAAGAAGCCCAGACCCATTTGTAGATAGATTGGATAAAGTGGAACTTGGCTGCCAAGgattaaaaggaaaaagagtTGGGGGTATAGGCCAAGTGGGCCAATTTGGTGCCCAAAAATGATGCCATTGGACCGATTTGCACGTAGCCAATAAGAAGAATATGGGCTGGTTGGTGTTGGGTTGTAATATTATTACTTGGTTGATGATTTGCACGTGGCCATGAGGAATTAAAGTGGGTCGGTTGTTGTCGAATATTAGTATTTGGTGGCTTGTGtttattagtatatttatttCGATTTTGTCCTTTGCCTTTCCCATTAGAATACCTAACATTAGATGATTCCGACCTCGAAGAGACAACCAAAGCAGCTGCAGAAGTAGGAGCACTAAAGCCACCGTGAGAACCACTAGAGGAGAAAGAGGTACCATTTTCGTGAACAAGTTTGGACTTGATGGTAAGTTCAGCAAGTTTCAATTTGGAACGACAACTCTCGAAGAAGGTGAGTGGCTCttgattttaaatataatctaCGGCGCCTGAGTAAGCCACCGGTAAGGTCCCAGTGAGATGCAAAACTAATCGTCTTTTGGTTACCGGAGTGTCAAAATCTTCAAGACGGTCAGCTAATGATTGGAGGTGAGTGCAATAAGCGTCCACGGAGGTAAAGTCTTCAAACTTAACTGAATTAAACTCCGCCTCAAGGTGAGTGGTGTGTGAGGCCTTATTATCTTGAAACATAGACTCGGTATGGTTCCATGCGTTGGCAGCCATATCATCACATTTGGGAATCGCTTTGAGGAGGTCTGGGAAATAGCGCCATATATCTATTGGAGGACAATTGCATCCAAACGACGCCAAAAGGAAGGATCTGCAGCCGTGGTGGCCTCATATGTGGTCTTGATGTATCATCAGTGGGTGGGTTGATATGTTGGTAAAGGTCATGAACGCTAACGAGGTTGGTGAAAAGGATAGCCCAAGAGTAATACAAAGAGGTGTCAAGATCCAATTCAATGGGAACCAAATTCTTCAAGTTGTTGATCGAGAGGGCAGTATGATATTTGGGATGGTTGTCAGCCATTGCAAAGAAATGcaaagagaagagaaaaaaaaattggacaAAGAAGGAGGCGAAAACTAGGGTTTAGATCGTAAAGCTTGATACCATGATAGAACAAATCCCTTGAGGATGATTGTCATATCATTAGTAATATATAAGGATCCATTGTACAATTGTAATGCATGATTTAAGGAAATAAACTATTTGCCAAAAATATACCAACTAATTAAGGACATGATATTTCACAATATAAACCATTCGAAAATCCAAAAGAAAAACCTCCAGAGAATAGGAAGGAAAAGAGAAGAAAACCTTTACTCACTTCCCttgaaaaaatttgaaaaaagtgAGGAAGAAAACAATACCTGGTAAAGGAGGTGTTGCCAAAATTAATGAAGGAGCAGCAGTACATGTCGGAGGTCGCAGGAATGTTGACGAGAAAACTCGGAGAAAGCAGTGGAACTCTTCAATGTGAAGATGAATGAGAAAACTGGTGGTAATGGAATAAGGAAAAAGGTAGACATGTTTGTTCAACTTCCAATTTCCAGCACTTATTATGACTGTAAACGAAAAAGCAGTGCAAACTAGCTGGGAGGTCATAACAGTAGGAGAATGTGCTGATGGCCTCATCAATGACATCATTAATGACACCGGCCATGACATCATCAATGATGTTTGGCAAAAATAAGCCATTTTCAGTAACCTATATAGCTCCATACTTTGGCCCAATTTTATTAACCAACCAATAAGCAACAATGGCCAATGTGAATTTTATGTAGTCAACATCCACATAAGTTCTTTATTTGGTGTCAAAACTAGTCCTTATCCTGTGCTTTGCTcatcttttttcatttatctaAAAGTAACTCTTCTTAAAAGTAACTTATTAGCTTTTCATATGATGACGTAACAATTGGTTAGGATATGAAATGAATATTATATGAATTCTCCCTCTTATCTCTCTTTCCTCTGTCTCTCTCTTTATTCTCAGCTTTCTTTCCctaattctttttcattttcaatattTTGTTCTCTGCTTGTGCTCTTGTACTCTCTTTTAGCCCTAATCTCTATCTTTCTCACATTAGCAATTACCAATTCATTACAATTTAGCTCCATTGATCAATCATATTGCTTTAGGTTTTTGATTCTTGTTTCAATGTTTGCAGCCTTCATAATTAGCGCTCTATCTCAACCTTCAATTTTTTGGTAGATTTGGCGTAGTAAGGCTGTTAGGAACCTTCTTTCATGTTGTCTTATTCTGTGTTACCTGATTGATGTGTCCACTTTCTAATATTCCTACTTGGAAGATCCCATATTCCCATCTTCTTTTTATATTCATACTTCCGTCTAGATTGGGTTGACTCATGCTCAGCTATATAATAGTAAGGTCTAAAAAatgcataatattttttttgttttcatcacccatcattttttttcaattgtagACAGACGGTGAAAGAAGATAAAACTCTTATCTATGAGGACTGGAAAGAAAGCATTCTTCCTCTTATTCATTCAACAGAGTTTTCACTAGATGCAAATTCTTTTGGTGTTGAAGATTACTTTGCCGCTAAAAGTCTTGTAGCTTCTCGATCCTTTCAGATAGATGATTATCATGGCTGTGGAATGGTTCCTTTGGCTGATCTGTAAGTCATGctcttccttttttatttttgcttaatGAAGAGAAGACCAAAATTTTTTGCTTATCTGATTTGAGTTGattaatgacttttttttttttttttttctgattacATGAAATTCTTGATGACTTATTGCTTTTCTTTCAAGTCGATTGCTAGTTCTATATGTGTTCACTCatttttgaaattgattctattttgatgattgtttttgctattattctttatctttcgtCACTATTTCCAACTTTTAAAGATTAACTGTAGAAACTCTCTCCTGGATTCAGTTTTAATCACAAGACTGGAGCTGAAGATGTGCACTTTACATTGGCACCATCTCCTAGTGAATCTGATGATGAAGGTGAGAGTGTGTCTGATGATGAGAATGAcagaaataataaatttgaaactGCTACTAAAGCAAATGGTCCGTTGGATGCTTTAGTTGTTTTAAGCCCTTCAAAAGGTACTGATTTGGACTTTGAAGAAAAACCTGATAATCCTCCGGTTTTGGAAATGATTCTTGTGAAAGATGTCAAAGTTGGTTCAGAGGTTAGAAACTCTTGCTCATTTAGCTATctattaggttttttttttttttaatagcatCATTAACTTGATAAGGCATTGTTATCTAGACCTTCACCATTTGCAAAATATAGGCCACATTGCGTGGTAACTGCAAAAACAATCCCGGAATGACCACAAATGTTATTTTCCAATCATTACTGCAGCCGGCCTTTAATAAGTAttatgaatttactcaaatcgATGATGGCACTAATCCACACCATTTCTAGTACTTCCGCCATTATTGATGTTTATGTTTGAATTGCTTTTTAGAAGCTTGGCCAAACAGACTCCTAGGCACTAATCCACACCATTTCTAGTATTTCCACCATTATTGACATGCATTTCCGATGAAAGCTTTACTTTTCAGATGTGAAACCATTGAAGAGGAAAAATGAATTTCATGACGGCACATGCTTGAATCAAAATCTATGTAGCTAGCTTTGAAAACTTTTTACCGAAATTCAAGAAAATAGAAGTTTTTTAGAGGAGAGAAAAAACTCAAATTGCATGACAATGGAGGCAAGgggaaaaaattgaaaatggaaAAAGAGATAGAAAACTCGAAGTGATCTGCATCTCAAGGCAAGTCAATGAAGTTTTCCTTAGAGGCTATAAACTATAAAGAACAGTTCGGTAGAGAGCCAATATAGAGAGGAGAAATATTTACCCGGGTCCCTTGGGTAAATATTTACTTCCTTTTAAGGGAAATTAATTTACTcctttaaaaatttacaccaATTTCTAGGCAACTTAATATACCAGAACATTTTTCTCCAAAACCTTTTAACCCCGGTACTGCAATCTAGGCGGGACCCTTAGAAGAATTTATGTCCTAGTGAATGGAAAAATgaccttttccttttttttccagGTATTCAACACTTATGGGTTAATGGGAAATGCAGCATTGCTGCATAGATATGGATTCACAGAAATGGATAATCCTTATGACATTGTCAATATTGATTTAAAATTGGTGCTCCAATGGAGTGCATCCCTTTTTTCTAGTCGGCATGGCAGAGCAAGACTAGCTTTGTGGAGAAAGCTAGGTTACTCTGGTTGCGAAAGCCAGAACGCAGAGTACTTTGAAATTTCATATGATGGGGAACCTCAATTTGAATTACTGATTTTGCTTTACGTAATTTTATTGAATGAAGAAACATATATTAAGTTGGACTTCAGTGTTGCTTTTAAGGGAAATTTCACGTCAAACATGTCTAAGAACAGAATTTTCGAAGGAGACATTTCTGAAATGAGTGGTGAAATGTTGCTGACTAAAAGTGTGTGCAAGGCTCTACTATTGCTTGCTGATATGAGAGAGCTTCTATATGGCACAAGCTCATTGCAAGATGATATGGAGAACTTGCAGAAATGCGACTGTAATTCAGAAAGGAAGTTATACCATTCATTAGTACTTCGCATTAGCGAAAGAAAGATCATACAAAGGCTGAGAAATTATGTTAAAGCAGGCATTAGGTCACTGGACAAGGCACGTACGCTTTCAAGGAAGAGGTTGAAATCataatttaatcatttatatgcCGAAGATTAATGGCATTATTGTTATCATCTCGAGCTGCTTGCGCACGAGAAACCGTTTTTGAATCATCTGTTAGTTTTGATATCTGACGAGCTTTGAATTCCATGGGTTTGATGCGATACATTGGCGGCCGAGTTCTTTGCGATAGAGACAGCACTTACAAAATCTGGAACTTTTAATTTCTGTTATCTCCCAAGTTCAAATTGATCCTGATGTGTTTCAGTTCAGACGTCCATTTTGCAAGATAATTGTGGGTGTGGGATTATTAAATCACCTGTTTTCACTCGATGGTTTTGGTATTATGCTGTTGTGACAAAAAGGTTGGAAGAGTAGTAGTTGTCTTCCAAAAGTTTCTTTAGTAGTAAGAAGTAAAGGTGATCACAGCTTGATGTCGATAAAGCTCCAAAATTGGTTCACACCGGTCAAAAGAGTGGGTCATCAAGGGTCAaacattattttgaaaaaataggAGCCAGCTCGAAATGTGAATTTTTGAATCAAAGTGTAATCTTAACTCTGATCCCAAAGTGGCCCAAATTGATTTTATCCAACACTTTCTGAgttttatttctcaaaataagtatATTTCTAGTCCAAGCCTGAGGTATGGTAATGTTTGATGTTAGTAATAGTGGACGATTActtaaaatgagtaaaaataagtTAATCCAACAATCGTTCACTGTTACTTACACCAGCCGATTGTTCGGCTGATTTTTTGACCAAGTTAAAGTAATCACCAACAGCGGGTCATATGCGAACTAAAAGAAAACAAtcgttcgttgttactaacagcggacCACATTCAAAGTCAACAACACTCAACTGAGTTAAAAAAGTCAACCTAGTAATTGCTTTGTGTTGGTAATAGCGGATGATTGCTTGGTCGACTTTTTTGCCTCACTTTTAGTAATCGCTGTTGTTAGCAACAGTGAAGTATCACAAGCTTGGAATGGTAGacgtttattttgggaaataaaatttttccaagtct
Coding sequences:
- the LOC130817555 gene encoding ribosomal lysine N-methyltransferase 3 isoform X1; this encodes MASRRIRAFKRWMSSNEIEFSDALEFVETENSGICVKSKCDLNEGDLIATIPKNSCLTIRTSGASDLIAGYDLDGCLGLCVAVMYERTLGLMSPWAGYLQILPEFEPLPFVWSLDDIDRFLCGTELHQTVKEDKTLIYEDWKESILPLIHSTEFSLDANSFGVEDYFAAKSLVASRSFQIDDYHGCGMVPLADLFNHKTGAEDVHFTLAPSPSESDDEGESVSDDENDRNNKFETATKANGPLDALVVLSPSKGTDLDFEEKPDNPPVLEMILVKDVKVGSEVFNTYGLMGNAALLHRYGFTEMDNPYDIVNIDLKLVLQWSASLFSSRHGRARLALWRKLGYSGCESQNAEYFEISYDGEPQFELLILLYVILLNEETYIKLDFSVAFKGNFTSNMSKNRIFEGDISEMSGEMLLTKSVCKALLLLADMRELLYGTSSLQDDMENLQKCDCNSERKLYHSLVLRISERKIIQRLRNYVKAGIRSLDKARTLSRKRLKS
- the LOC130817555 gene encoding uncharacterized protein LOC130817555 isoform X2; translated protein: MYERTLGLMSPWAGYLQILPEFEPLPFVWSLDDIDRFLCGTELHQTVKEDKTLIYEDWKESILPLIHSTEFSLDANSFGVEDYFAAKSLVASRSFQIDDYHGCGMVPLADLFNHKTGAEDVHFTLAPSPSESDDEGESVSDDENDRNNKFETATKANGPLDALVVLSPSKGTDLDFEEKPDNPPVLEMILVKDVKVGSEVFNTYGLMGNAALLHRYGFTEMDNPYDIVNIDLKLVLQWSASLFSSRHGRARLALWRKLGYSGCESQNAEYFEISYDGEPQFELLILLYVILLNEETYIKLDFSVAFKGNFTSNMSKNRIFEGDISEMSGEMLLTKSVCKALLLLADMRELLYGTSSLQDDMENLQKCDCNSERKLYHSLVLRISERKIIQRLRNYVKAGIRSLDKARTLSRKRLKS